The Flavobacteriales bacterium genomic sequence TGAAAGATTGGTCATGATATAGGCACGGATTAACCGAGCGCTGGCTTGCGCTGAAATCCGCGCCAGCCACATTGTGGAAAGATTGGCGCTAGCTTGGTAGGTTGTCACTTTCGGCAGCGGTGTAGTTAGGCGAAGGTTGTACCTTCGTCTGTATATCATGTAGCATCCGCTACGCTTGTAAAGCAACCCACCCGGTTGCTGTTTTTTTACTTTGGAGATAGTTCTTTCAAAAGAAGATCGATGGGTTGTCCGCGTGAATGCGCAGATCTTGATATCTTCACAAGGTCTAAATTATATAAGGATGGAACTGAGACCTACCTGCGAAAACTGCAACAAGCAGCTTCCCAATGATAGCAACGAAGCAATGATATGCACGTACGACTGCACCTTCTGCAAGGATTGTGTGGAACAGGTGCTGATGAACGTATGCCCCAACTGCGGCGGTGGTTTTGAAAAACGCCCCACCCGGCCCAAAGAAGGACTCCCCAAACACCCGATGCGCGAAACCCCCGTGTTCAAACCCGTGGATCTGGAAAAATTCCGGGTGATGCTGAACCGGTACCGCGACATAGATCCAAGAAACCGGTAACATGCCTAACCTTCTGAAACAACATCCGGGTGCATCTTTGCGGTGGTTCACGGCAGCCGTCTTTTGCATCCTGTTGCTGCCCATGTTATTCCAACAGGGCCTTTTTATGGACGGATTGATGTACGGCACCATTGCGCACAACCTGGCCAACGGCATCGGCACCTTCTGGAATCCTTCTTTTTCCACCAGCTTCATGACATCGTTCCACGAACATCCGCCACTGGTGTTCGGACTGCATTCTCTTCTGTTCAGGTTGATGGGCGACGGGTTCTACATCGAACGCATCTATTCCCTGCTATGCGCCCTGGTTACCGCCTGGCTGATCGTGAAGCTCTGGAGAAAGGCAGCCCCGCTGGAACTCCGGGAGCTATACGCGCTTCCCGTTTTGTTTTGGATCATCGTTCCGAAATGCTTCTGGTCTTTCCAGAACAACATGCTTGAGAATACCATGGGTGCCTTTGCCCTTGCATCGGTGCTGATGATATGGAATTCCCTGGATGCGTCGGGCCTGCGCCGGCATCTGTATATGCTCCTGGCAGGGGTGATGATGTTGCTGGGTTTCCTGTCGAAAGGATTCCCGGCGCTGTTTCCGCTGGCCCTGTATGTGTGTTATGGCATCGTGTTCAGGCAGAAGTTTCCGCTGGGTCGGATGATGGGTCATTCAATGCTGTTGTTGGTGTACACCCTTTTGCCGGCTGTGTTGCTTTTCGGCTTGGTGCCTGCGGCACGCGACAACATATCCGGCTACCTGGTTCAACAGG encodes the following:
- a CDS encoding glycosyltransferase family 39 protein — encoded protein: MPNLLKQHPGASLRWFTAAVFCILLLPMLFQQGLFMDGLMYGTIAHNLANGIGTFWNPSFSTSFMTSFHEHPPLVFGLHSLLFRLMGDGFYIERIYSLLCALVTAWLIVKLWRKAAPLELRELYALPVLFWIIVPKCFWSFQNNMLENTMGAFALASVLMIWNSLDASGLRRHLYMLLAGVMMLLGFLSKGFPALFPLALYVCYGIVFRQKFPLGRMMGHSMLLLVYTLLPAVLLFGLVPAARDNISGYLVQQVVGSLAGEKVVVERWYILTVLAQELLGMMLITAVLRWVVGRRWRTRPEKKPTDRTARFWLLVAASASLPIMVSPKQLSFYMVPSVPFFAMAFAFLAAPVVKVLLDGMSARATKIWTGFSLALLATSLTLCIIQAGTFARSESMIRDVDAIAEVVKPRATVILAKSLHEEWSLMSYFQRRHYISLNMSGESLPYMLTRSGEMAPDGYERVWLSDQFELWEEARL
- a CDS encoding DUF1272 domain-containing protein; this translates as MELRPTCENCNKQLPNDSNEAMICTYDCTFCKDCVEQVLMNVCPNCGGGFEKRPTRPKEGLPKHPMRETPVFKPVDLEKFRVMLNRYRDIDPRNR